In one window of Mauremys reevesii isolate NIE-2019 linkage group 22, ASM1616193v1, whole genome shotgun sequence DNA:
- the FIZ1 gene encoding flt3-interacting zinc finger protein 1 — protein sequence MELYGTDLPGGLGTGWAEEPGQPPGRAPGTIECMIPCSDPEDGPDGLAPTPLTDNRAGARVPFHCSECDKSFRYRSDLRRHFARHTELKPFQCPHCSKSFKHSFNLVNHIRSHTGERPYRCTVCPKGFRDSTGLLHHQVVHTGEKPYCCHVCELRFSSRSSLGRHLKRQHRPPPGGGAPEPPSATRCLERLCGQGRAAPYGCGACGRHFRLAPELGRHWLAHTDIKPFKCPDCERDFNAPSLLERHKLTHAKDRPLLLPCQGCAGKGAAGQQAPQGPGCPACKPQDTRPLDSLYQCECGTFFANAGALAAHLAAHTGEASFACGICGMSFGALPPLEAHQLSHAMLLPPEGAPQPMAAGPVPPAGGELERHLLPRLELRAFPARPGKKLYKCTECEKFFRSPRDLDRHVLVHTGEKPYQCTECGKFFRHECYLKRHRLLHSGERPFQCSVCHKGFITFSNLSRHLKLHRGID from the coding sequence ATGGAGCTCTATGGCACTGATCTGCCCGGGGGACTGGGCACCGGCTGGGCAGAGGAGCCCGGGCAGCCCCCCGGCCGGGCGCCTGGCACCATCGAGTGCATGATCCCGTGCTCGGACCCGGAGGACGGCCCCGACGGGCTGGCGCCGACCCCGCTGACGGACAACAGGGCGGGCGCCCGGGTGCCCTTCCACTGCTCCGAGTGCGACAAGAGCTTCCGGTACCGCTCGGACCTGCGGCGCCACTTCGCCCGGCACACGGAACTCAAACCCTTCCAGTGCCCGCACTGCAGCAAGAGCTTCAAGCACTCCTTCAACCTGGTCAACCACATCCGCAGCCACACCGGCGAACGCCCCTACCGCTGCACCGTCTGCCCCAAGGGCTTCCGCGACTCCACCGGCCTGCTCCACCACCAGGTGGTGCATACGGGCGAGAAACCCTACTGCTGCCACGTCTGCGAGCTCCGCTTCTCCTCCCGCAGCAGCCTGGGCCGGCACCTTAAGCGCCAGCACCGCCCTCCCCCCGGAGGGGGCGCCCCCGAGCCGCCCAGCGCCACCCGCTGCCTGGAGCGCCTGTGCGGCCAGGGGCGGGCGGCCCCCTATGGCTGCGGGGCCTGCGGACGCCACTTCCGGCTGGCGCCCGAGCTGGGGAGGCACTGGCTGGCTCACACTGACATCAAACCCTTCAAGTGCCCCGACTGCGAGCGGGACTTCAacgccccctccctgctggagCGCCACAAACTCACCCACGCCAAGGACCGGCCGCTGCTTCTGCCCTGCCAAGGCTGCGCGGGCAAGGGGGCCGCGGGGCAGCAGGCGCCGCAGGGGCCGGGCTGCCCGGCCTGCAAGCCCCAGGACACCCGCCCCCTGGACAGCCTGTACCAGTGCGAGTGTGGCACCTTCTTTGCCAACGCCGGCGCCCTGGCCGCTCACCTGGCAGCCCACACGGGCGAGGCTTCCTTCGCCTGCGGGATCTGCGGCATGAGCTTTGGGGCCCTGCCGCCCCTGGAGGCCCACCAGCTGAGCCACGCCATGCTGCTGCCCCCGGAGGGTGCCCCTCAGCCCATGGCGGCGGGGCCTGTGCCGCCAGCCGGCGGGGAGCTGGAGCGCCACCTGCTGCCCCGGCTGGAGCTGCGGGCtttccccgcccggcccggcaAGAAGCTGTACAAGTGCACGGAGTGCGAGAAGTTCTTCCGCAGCCCGCGGGACCTGGACCGGCACGTGCTGGTGCACACGGGCGAGAAACCCTACCAGTGCACCGAGTGCGGCAAGTTCTTCCGGCACGAGTGCTACCTGAAACGGCACCGGCTGCTCCACAGCGGGGAGCGCCCCTTCCAGTGCAGCGTCTGCCACAAGGGTTTCATCACCTTCAGCAACCTCTCCCGCCACCTCAAACTGCACCGTGGCATCGACTAG